GGCGCCAACGCTTACGGCCGGCCGCATATCGATCCGGCGCAGCAGGCGCAGCTTGCGCCGGGGCTCTGCTTCAATATCTCCCACACCCATGGCCTGATCGCACTGGCGGTGACCCAAGACCGCGAGATCGGCGTGGACGTGGAGCACGTGAGCCACCGCGCGGTGTCGCTCGGCATCGCCCATCGGTTCTTCGCCGCCGACGAGGTCGCGGCGCTGGCGCAGGTCGCCGCCGATCGGCAGCAGGACC
This window of the Salifodinibacter halophilus genome carries:
- a CDS encoding phosphopantetheinyl transferase, translating into GANAYGRPHIDPAQQAQLAPGLCFNISHTHGLIALAVTQDREIGVDVEHVSHRAVSLGIAHRFFAADEVAALAQVAADRQQD